In Papaver somniferum cultivar HN1 chromosome 1, ASM357369v1, whole genome shotgun sequence, a genomic segment contains:
- the LOC113295913 gene encoding uncharacterized protein LOC113295913, whose translation MYHIFLLVLSLLSTSAVAYTIACAYTTKEISFKEVTSIVPTVWKRLLITFLWALLIMILYNFFAILYAILVVVLIDEALGHSNGDGLHILFHIIIVIYTSGLAYIGVIWHLASVVSVMEESYGYKAILKSKALIKGKTSIALVVFIELQICFMVVLSTIEILVAHGKIGVMGRVSLGFFCFLFLSISIHFALVIQTVVYFVCKSYHHENIGKSWLAEHLEAYNNVPLSEDRDIQLEEYEVMIESPP comes from the coding sequence ATGTACCATATCTTCCTTCTTGTTCTTTCGCTCCTCTCTACTTCGGCCGTCGCTTATACCATTGCTTGTGCTTATACTACCAAAGAAATCAGTTTCAAGGAAGTTACAAGTATAGTTCCCACTGTTTGGaagagacttttgatcactttcTTATGGGCCCTTCTGATCATGATTCTATACAACTTCTTTGCAATTCTCTATGCAATTCTAGTAGTAGTTTTGATAGATGAAGCTCTTGGACATTCAAATGGTGACGGTTTGCAtattcttttccacattattatTGTCATTTACACGTCCGGGCTTGCTTACATCGGCGTAATATGGCACTTGGCTAGTGTAGTATCAGTAATGGAAGAGAGTTATGGCTATAAAGCAATTTTAAAGAGCAAAGCGTTGATTAAGGGTAAGACGTCGATTGCTTTGGTTGTCTTTATTGAGCTACAAATCTGTTTTATGGTTGTATTATCCACCATTGAAATTCTTGTTGCTCATGGGAAAATAGGTGTGATGGGCAGAGTTAGTTTGggatttttttgtttcttgtttctgtCTATTTCTATTCACTTTGCTCTTGTGATCCAAACGGTTGTGTACTTTGTCTGCAAATCATACCATCACGAGAACATCGGTAAATCCTGGTTAGCTGAACATTTGGAAGCGTATAATAATGTTCCTTTGAGTGAGGACAGGGATATTCAATTAGAAGAATATGAGGTTATGATTGAATCACCTCCCTAA
- the LOC113328260 gene encoding histone H4 has translation MSGRGKGGKGLGKGGAKRHRKVLRDNIQGITKPAIRRLARRGGVKRISGLIYEETRGVLKIFLENVIRDAVTYTEHARRKTVTAMDVVYALKRQGRTLYGFGG, from the coding sequence ATGTCAGGAAGAGGAAAAGGAGGAAAGGGTTTGGGAAAGGGAGGAGCAAAGAGGCACAGGAAAGTTCTGAGAGATAACATTCAAGGTATTACCAAGCCAGCTATCAGAAGATTAGCAAGAAGAGGTGGTGTCAAACGTATCAGTGGTTTGATCTATGAAGAAACTCGTGGTGTTTTGAAGATCTTTCTTGAGAATGTGATCCGTGATGCTGTTACTTACACTGAACATGCTAGGAGGAAGACTGTTACTGCTATGGATGTGGTGTATGCTCTCAAAAGACAAGGAAGAACTCTTTATGGTTTTGGGGGTTAG